The following are from one region of the Candidatus Omnitrophota bacterium genome:
- a CDS encoding S41 family peptidase — protein sequence MRNKLVILAVFAAVIFSFTKFAISGAVLEKKKNAELFRQVELLSDTLSIIQSDYVDEIKSQDLIYGALKGMLSSLDPHSQFMDPDTYNELKVDTEGKFGGLGIEITIKDSMLTEVTPIEDTPAWKAGIKANDRIVKINTELTRDMTLTDAVKKLRGKAGEPVNIAVLRESEKKLLDFKIVRDIIKIQDIKSARILEDGIGYIRLIEFRENTSEDMDKTLEKLKKDGMNALILDLRNNPGGLLETAVEVTEKFIPKGNLVLSTKGRIASQNMEFFSRYNRPVWDMPLVVLINEGSASGSEIVAAALQDYKRAIIMGTKSFGKGSVQTIIPLADGSALRLTTSKYFTPSSKVIHGKGVMPDITVTDGKLVEAADDKPITETKAQDIFDEIEKKEQAPAEKVLPDYKSDSQLIRAVDVIKAIKIIKAEQKIKTK from the coding sequence ATGCGCAATAAGCTTGTAATCTTAGCGGTCTTCGCGGCCGTTATCTTTTCATTCACGAAATTCGCCATATCCGGGGCGGTCCTGGAAAAGAAAAAGAACGCCGAGCTCTTCCGGCAGGTGGAGCTTTTATCGGACACCCTTTCCATAATCCAGAGCGATTACGTGGACGAGATTAAATCCCAGGATCTGATCTACGGCGCGCTAAAAGGCATGCTTTCTTCGCTCGACCCGCACAGCCAGTTCATGGATCCGGACACATATAACGAACTCAAGGTGGATACCGAAGGAAAATTCGGAGGACTGGGGATAGAAATAACCATAAAAGACAGCATGCTGACCGAGGTCACCCCGATCGAAGACACCCCGGCGTGGAAAGCCGGGATAAAAGCCAACGACCGCATCGTCAAGATCAATACCGAACTGACCCGGGATATGACCCTGACCGACGCCGTCAAAAAACTCCGAGGCAAAGCCGGAGAGCCCGTGAATATCGCTGTACTGCGCGAATCCGAAAAGAAACTCCTGGATTTCAAGATCGTGCGCGACATCATCAAGATCCAGGATATCAAATCGGCGCGGATACTGGAAGACGGCATAGGATATATCCGTTTGATCGAATTCCGGGAGAACACCTCGGAAGATATGGATAAAACCCTGGAAAAATTGAAGAAAGACGGGATGAACGCCCTTATCCTGGACCTGCGCAATAACCCCGGGGGGCTTCTGGAAACGGCGGTAGAGGTTACCGAAAAGTTCATCCCTAAAGGCAACCTGGTGCTTTCCACCAAAGGCCGCATAGCCAGCCAGAACATGGAATTTTTCTCCCGATACAACCGGCCGGTCTGGGATATGCCGCTGGTAGTCTTGATAAACGAAGGGTCGGCATCCGGCAGCGAGATAGTCGCCGCCGCCCTGCAAGACTATAAACGGGCGATAATCATGGGTACGAAATCTTTCGGCAAAGGATCAGTGCAGACGATCATACCCTTAGCCGACGGTTCCGCCTTGCGTTTGACCACAAGCAAATACTTCACCCCGTCCAGCAAAGTCATCCACGGCAAAGGCGTAATGCCGGATATCACTGTTACCGACGGTAAATTAGTCGAGGCTGCCGACGATAAGCCTATTACGGAAACAAAGGCTCAGGATATATTCGATGAGATAGAGAAAAAAGAACAGGCGCCTGCGGAAAAAGTCCTGCCCGATTATAAATCCGACAGCCAGCTTATCCGCGCGGTCGATGTGATCAAGGCGATCAAAATAATCAAAGCCGAACAAAAGATAAAAACCAAATGA
- a CDS encoding divergent polysaccharide deacetylase family protein: MTSEQKKIYRFSIWLLAGMVCLLTLSLASMYLRRPKTPTPPKEKKPAVTARVAIVIDDLGYNQNNLQLINRIKYPVTFAILPSIAYSKAVAQELENRGFELILHLPMEPHERANLEKNTVFTAMSPKKIRRIVTEGLDSIPHLKGISNHMGSRATEDAKTMGVLFSELKKRRLFFLDSFVTGKSVAAFLAGKMDIKFARRDIFLDNIADPLYIKQQLSLLMKKARLKGQAIGIGHDRKHTLEVLNEMMPEYARQGYKFVFVSELAR; this comes from the coding sequence ATGACATCGGAACAGAAAAAAATATATAGATTCAGCATCTGGCTTTTAGCCGGGATGGTCTGCCTTTTAACCTTATCGCTGGCATCAATGTACCTGCGCCGGCCCAAAACCCCGACGCCGCCAAAAGAAAAAAAACCCGCGGTTACCGCAAGGGTCGCCATAGTGATAGACGATCTGGGGTACAACCAGAACAACCTTCAGCTTATCAATCGGATCAAATACCCCGTAACTTTCGCCATACTGCCTTCCATAGCCTATTCCAAGGCTGTCGCGCAGGAATTGGAAAACCGGGGATTCGAACTCATACTGCATTTGCCGATGGAGCCGCACGAAAGAGCCAATCTGGAGAAGAACACCGTGTTCACCGCAATGTCCCCGAAAAAAATACGCCGGATAGTCACGGAAGGGCTGGACAGCATCCCGCATTTAAAAGGCATATCCAACCATATGGGATCGCGCGCGACCGAGGACGCCAAAACCATGGGGGTACTATTCTCCGAGCTAAAAAAACGCCGTCTTTTTTTTCTCGACAGTTTTGTTACCGGAAAATCCGTCGCCGCTTTTTTAGCGGGAAAGATGGACATAAAATTCGCCCGCAGGGATATTTTTCTGGATAACATCGCCGACCCGCTTTACATCAAACAACAATTAAGCCTGTTGATGAAGAAAGCCAGGCTAAAAGGCCAGGCTATCGGCATAGGACACGACCGCAAGCATACCCTGGAGGTGTTAAACGAGATGATGCCGGAATACGCCAGACAGGGATATAAATTCGTGTTTGTTTCGGAGCTGGCGCGATGA